A single Primulina eburnea isolate SZY01 chromosome 11, ASM2296580v1, whole genome shotgun sequence DNA region contains:
- the LOC140804473 gene encoding uncharacterized protein codes for MTSPNYPKSRNLSDTEYAWCRAVSSGTGNTVLALQIADRSPSEVASLQKTIYELQISHPLLRSKLRFNPTRKEYSFHIPSSPHVKINFHDSSSTSQIVQTLQTNQNSGLSHFHLILEHELNDNRWVDPYSFPCNGIEVLFSSVYTLSGTKAVVVMKLHAAFCDRTTGVSFLRAMMEESRQGGGVEKGDGEGSSSIESLVPNGMGKKTIWGRGKTLFGYSLNTLRLTNLGFINAQKPRFSEVVRLQLSSEDTSRILDVSRFLFLAATRKI; via the coding sequence ATGACCAGCCCCAACTATCCGAAATCCCGAAATCTCAGCGACACAGAGTACGCTTGGTGCCGCGCGGTATCGTCGGGCACAGGTAATACCGTGTTAGCACTTCAAATCGCCGACAGATCACCTTCAGAAGTCGCATCCCTGCAAAAAACAATCTACGAACTTCAAATTTCTCACCCTCTTCTCCGCTCCAAACTCCGCTTCAATCCCACCAGAAAAGAGTACTCATTCCACATACCAAGTAGTCCCCATGTTAAGATTAATTTTCACGACTCTTCGTCAACTTCACAGATAGTCCAAACCCTACAGACCAATCAAAACTCTGGCCTTTCCCATTTTCATCTAATATTAGAACACGAGTTGAATGACAACAGATGGGTTGATCCTTATTCATTCCCATGCAATGGGATTGAAGTACTTTTCTCGAGCGTGTACACATTGTCCGGAACGAAGGCAGTGGTTGTGATGAAGCTACATGCCGCTTTTTGCGACCGGACCACGGGTGTGTCGTTTCTCAGAGCGATGATGGAGGAGAGTCGACAGGGTGGAGGGGTAGAGAAGGGTGACGGGGAGGGTAGTTCGAGCATTGAGAGTCTTGTTCCAAATGGGATGGGAAAAAAGACGATTTGGGGTCGTGGGAAGACATTGTTTGGGTATTCTTTAAATACATTAAGACTGACGAATTTAGGGTTCATAAATGCTCAGAAGCCCAGATTTTCCGAGGTTGTGAGACTGCAACTTAGTTCAGAAGACACCTCCCGAATTCTTGATGTAAgtcgatttttatttttagcaGCAACTCGAAAAATTTGA